One Salvia splendens isolate huo1 chromosome 12, SspV2, whole genome shotgun sequence genomic window carries:
- the LOC121759236 gene encoding uncharacterized protein LOC121759236 isoform X2, translating into MDGKDIQSDLHALKRLYGLLQKDEGEASDPGSDSLDSHSRVFLKNLLDLATKRVLKTHSEVIAGQAETSGAFSPVRLQQLDETSSEERPAPRSRLSLAAERDQSFNGRFTPDWSQAGATEPSIRRVPSIGQKRCRVCQRNTVKQLGSTGDTHFHELAQNSNTYADHQHRQDSVENREKEVGWLSSHVSDDSKYEKRKQRPSDLNVVGDADSSNRMETDISKMSHSDMQTISKADVPDCLSQEASNAIKQIESCMSALRVGADHLDLYEKTSSSQLQMTKYDAVPNIGTSLGQRDMDDFVYPMHQLPRMSAVEGNQPHFSSSQRYKTARPTKAVLKQSKNKIIQNEPVPYTEVLDLSEESTDRFRFPTEKVNKIYVQNLNAFVETIEPGNWIVSSNGYVPGGVTLIPNQTSYVTPCWPASSASNIESICQSRTVVEDRESKPSVSFANPKNHPLVMNKKVTRLLPSSGFHGNQSDARDKAGVGKNRHYTAGGRTSLQNKESDDTATDSYSSLSTQQTSSRDSDSEDYSVTDGSREPQYITSSKSSESWDSPLSHGSASEEDVYSSSSGKGARESTASSSSRNEYSSSEQPIRSNAKPGPSKAGKAGATLKKQTGILKRLKDKLALVFHHHHHHHHHHHHHHHHNRGAHTKDDTNMSRSSSFDKHKGKATSPKIHDDMHGGAKAVEKIGKSKTGEKRQKNHFGGLMGGLVRHVRHSKKPEREKGTSEFGQKRTVKKSQWWKVLQHHQQSKLHHKAHLKLGLGKKKARLKALPTVE; encoded by the exons ATGGATGGGAAGGACATCCAATCAGATCTCCATGCCCTTAAAAGACTCTACGGCCTTCTCCAAAAAGATGAAGGCGAAGCATCAGACCCTGGCTCTGATTCG CTTGATTCGCATTCGCgggttttcttaaagaatcttTTGGATTTGGCGACTAAGAGAGTCCTCAAGACACATTCAGAA GTCATTGCAGGTCAAGCAGAAACATCAGGGGCGTTTTCACCTGTTCGGCTTCAGCAACTAGATGAGACATCCTCTGAGGAACGACCTGCTCCACGTTCAAGATTGTCATTAGCCGCAGAACGTGATCAAAGTTTCAATGGCCGATTCACTCCTGACTGGAGTCAAGCAGGTGCTACGGAACCCTCAATTCGTAGAGTGCCTTCAATTGGACAGAAACGTTGCAGGGTTTGTCAAAGGAACACTGTCAAACAACTTGGATCCACAGGGGATACTCATTTTCATGAACTGGCTCAGAACTCAAACACATACGCTGATCATCAGCATCGGCAGGATAGTGTTGAGAACCGAGAGAAAGAAGTTGGATGGTTATCAAGTCACGTGTCGGATGATTCAAAATATGAGAAGCGGAAGCAGAGGCCGTCCGATTTGAACGTGGTTGGGGATGCAGATTCATCTAATAGAATGGAAACTGACATCTCAAAAATGAGTCATTCTGATATGCAAACCATAAGTAAAGCTGATGTACCTGACTGCTTATCTCAAGAAGCTTCCAATGCAATCAAGCAGATTGAATCATGTATGTCAGCATTGCGTGTGGGAGCAGATCACTTGGACTTGTATGAGAAGACTTCTTCTTCTCAACTGCAGATGACAAAATACGATGCAGTTCCAAACATTGGAACGAGTTTAG GCCAAAGGGATATGGACGATTTCGTTTATCCAATGCATCAACTGCCTAGAATGTCAGCAGTAGAGGGAAACCAGCCACATTTCTCCTCGAGTCAAAGGTACAAGACGGCTCGGCCTACTAAGGCTGTGCTGAAGCaatcaaaaaacaaaatcatcCAGAATGAACCAGTTCCGTACACTGAAGTCTTAGACCTATCAGAAGAGTCTACCGACAGATTCAGGTTTCCGACAGAGAAAGTAAACAAGATTTATGTTCAGAATCTGAATGCCTTTGTGGAGACAATCGAGCCAGGGAACTGGATAGTGAGTTCGAATGGTTACGTGCCTGGTGGTGTTACACTAATTCCGAATCAGACATCCTATGTTACCCCTTGTTGGCCCGCTTCTTCTGCTTCTAACATTGAGAGTATTTGTCAAAGCCGAACTGTCGTGGAGGACAGAGAAAGCAAGCCATCAGTCAGCTTCGCGAATCCAAAAAACCACCCACTTGTCATGAATAAGAAAGTGACTCGCCTTTTACCGAGCTCAGGTTTCCATGGAAATCAGTCGGATGCACGGGACAAGGCTGGTGTTGGAAAGAACAGGCACTACACAGCTGGAGGAAGGACTTCTTTGCAGAATAAAGAATCGGACGATACAGCTACTGACTCGTACTCCAGCTTGAGCACTCAGCAAACAAGCAGTCGTGATAGCGATAGTGAAGATTATTCGGTGACAGATGGAAGTAGAGAGCCTCAGTATATTACTTCGAGTAAAAGCAGTGAAAGTTGGGATTCCCCTCTGTCACATGGAAGTGCCAGTGAGGAAGATGTTTACTCCTCATCTAGCGGAAAGGGAGCTCGTGAATCTACTGCCAGTAGCAGCAGTAGAAACGAGTACTCATCGTCTGAACAGCCAATCCGAAGCAATGCAAAACCAGGCCCCAGCAAGGCCGGGAAGGCTGGCGCGACCCTTAAAAAGCAAACTGGGATACTGAAGAGGCTGAAAGATAAGCTGGCGCTAGtcttccaccaccaccaccaccaccatcatcaccaccaccaccaccaccaccataatCGCGGTGCTCATACTAAAGATGACACAAATATGAGCCGTAGCTCCTCCTTCGACAAGCACAAAGGGAAAGCCACAAGTCCTAAAATACATGATGACATGCATGGAGGAGCAAAGGCTGTTGAAAAGATTGGAAAATCCAAGACTGGTGAGAAAAGGCAGAAGAATCATTTTGGTGGGCTGATGGGAGGTCTGGTGAGGCATGTACGACATTCAAAGAAGCCGGAACGAGAGAAAGGTACGAGTGAGTTTGGGCAGAAGAGGACAGTGAAGAAGTCTCAGTGGTGGAAGGTGCTGCAACACCATCAACAATCCAAGTTGCACCACAAAGCTCATTTGAAGCTTGGACTAGGTAAGAAAAAAGCTCGCTTAAAAGCTCTCCCTACAGTTGAATGA
- the LOC121759237 gene encoding transcription factor bHLH25-like has protein sequence MEISTFRNIADFGTMDDSLFFQQWPIMDDFNSISCAFSEGFHHSYIPNPPLPDLKRAAEAGPGGETRPSKQLKQERMSNSPPPLTSFAHSPIVGVVRPKEETWFPQTIDQTSNNVIKPCHGIKRINSSNTKLAQAQDHILAERKRREKLSQRFIALSALVPGLKKMDKASVLGDAIKYMKQLQEKVKALEEKAKKATVESVLFIKKYEVSGGDGTGDRDSSNEAAVCEPLPEIEARFCDKDVLISIHCEKRKGVLEKIVAEIEKLHLSVVNSSAMTFGDSSLSITIIAQKDGESGVNMKELVKSLRSAIV, from the exons ATGGAGATTTCCACCTTCAGAAACATAGCTGATTTC GGAACTATGGATGATTCTCTCTTTTTCCAGCAATGGCCAATAATGGATGATTTCAACTCAATTTCTTGTGCCTTTTCGGAAGGGTTTCATCACTCCTACATCCCGAATCCGCCTCTGCCGGACCTCAAGAGGGCGGCAGAGGCGGGCCCGGGCGGGGAAACCCGGCCGTCGAAGCAGCTGAAGCAAGAGAGGATGTCCAATTCACCCCCTCCATTGACAAGCTTTGCACATAGCCCTATTGTGGGAGTTGTGAGGCCTAAAGAGGAGACATGGTTCCCTCAAACCATTGACCAAACCTCGAATAATGTGATCAAGCCATGCCATGGGATCAAGAGGATCAACTCATCCAACACCAAGCTTGCTCAAGCACAAGATCACATCTTGGCTGAGAGAAAGAGGAGGGAGAAGCTTAGCCAAAGGTTCATCGCATTGTCGGCCCTCGTCCCCGGCCTCAAAAAG ATGGATAAGGCCTCGGTTCTCGGAGACGCAATCAAGTACATGAAGCAGCTCCAGGAAAAGGTGAAGGCGCTAGAGGAGAAGGCGAAGAAGGCGACCGTGGAATCCGTGTTGTTCATCAAGAAATACGAAGTGAGCGGTGGAGATGGCACCGGCGATCGGGATTCCTCCAACGAGGCTGCCGTCTGCGAACCGCTCCCGGAGATTGAAGCGAGATTCTGCGACAAGGATGTGCTGATTAGCATCCACTGCGAGAAGAGGAAAGGGGTTTTGGAGAAAATCGTTGCAGAGATTGAGAAGCTCCATTTGTCGGTTGTCAACAGCAGCGCCATGACTTTCGGAGATTCTTCCCTTAGCATAACAATAATCGCACAG AAGGATGGCGAGTCCGGTGTGAACATGAAGGAACTGGTGAAGAGTTTACGCAGTGCTATCGTATGA